The proteins below come from a single Antennarius striatus isolate MH-2024 chromosome 18, ASM4005453v1, whole genome shotgun sequence genomic window:
- the jmjd4 gene encoding 2-oxoglutarate and iron-dependent oxygenase JMJD4: MDREAYRNCCSLVKIPREPYEQVWSSHFVDYIDKDLSYSKFFKKYLLPNHPCMFSKRFTEDWKCRKQWVSEEGKPIFQKLLQEFDETPVPVANCNAKEYNANPKQVMPFKEFVNYWKEHIQNGHSSPKGCLYLKDWHMARDFPAHSFYTTPVFFSSDWLNEYWDTLEVDDYRFVYMGPKGSWTPFHADVFRSYSWSANICGRKKWLLYPPGQEEFLRDTHGNLPYDVTSTELRDRGLFPHSEEACQPLEIIQEAGEIIFVPSGWHHQVYNLEDTISINHNWLNGCNIDIMWQFLQNELSSVQKEINEWRNTMDSWHQHCQVIMKACSGINFGEFAAFLKIVASNRMAFLNSCSSGDSSDYPRQLSETLTTLGPYHAAFDLQRVAHIIECLLCNEDFKRLDHSTLTLQPETILQQIRDTIQSTRGQHLLYQE, translated from the exons ATGGACAGGGAGGCGTATCGTAACTGCTGCAGTTTAGTCAAAATACCAAGAGAGCCGTATGAACAGGTTTGGTCGTCACACTTTGTGGATTACATCGATAAAGATCTGAGCTATTCTAAGTTTTTTAAGAAGTACTTGCTACCCAACCACCCATGCATGTTTTCAAAACGATTCACGGAGGATTGGAAGTGTAGAAAACAGTGGGTATCTGAGGAAGGGAAGCCCATCTTTCAGAAATTGCTGCAAGAGTTTG ATGAGACTCCTGTTCCTGTTGCGAACTGCAATGCAAAAGAGTACAACGCGAACCCCAAGCAAGTTATGCCTTTCAAAGAATTCGTTAACTACTGGAAGGAACACATCCAAAATGGACACTCATCACCTAAAGGGTGTCTCTATCTAAAAGACTGGCACATGGCAAG GGACTTTCCTGCCCACAGCTTTTACACCACACcagtcttcttctcctctgactGGCTTAATGAATATTGGGATACACTTGAAGTGGATGACTACCGCTTTGTCTACATGGGACCTAAAGGATCATG GACCCCATTCCATGCAGATGTGTTCCGTTCCTACAGTTGGTCTGCAAACATCTGTGGAAGGAAAAAATGGCTTCTGTATCCTCCAGGTCAAGAGGAGTTTTTACGAGACACTCATGGAAACCTTCCTTATGATGTAACGTCAACCGAACTTAGAGACAGAGGGCTATTTCCACATTCTGAAGAAGCCTGTCAACCACTTGAAATCATTCAAGAGGCAGGTGAAATTATATTTGTTCCCAGCGGCTGGCATCATCAAGTTTATAATTTG GAAGACACCATCTCCATTAATCATAACTGGTTGAATGGTTGTAATATAGACATCATGTGGCAGTTCCTTCAGAATGAGCTGTCATCTGTCCAAAAAGAGATAAACGAATGGAGGAACACAATGGATTCGTGGCATCAACACTGCCAG GTTATCATGAAGGCTTGCTCTGGTATCAACTTTGGGGAATTTGCTGCATTCCTGAAGATTGTTGCCAGCAACCGAATGGCTTTCCTCAATTCTTGTTCATCTGGGGATTCCTCCGATTACCCACGACAACTCTCGGAGACCCTCACTACACTTGGACCTTACCATGCTGCCTTTGACCTGCAAAGGGTGGCACACATAATTGAGTGTCTACTTTGCAATGAAGACTTTAAGCGGCTTGATCACTCAACTTTGACTCTGCAGCCAGAAACTATATTACAGCAAATACGTGATACCATACaatccactagagggcagcatcTCCTTTACCAGGAATAG
- the iba57 gene encoding putative transferase CAF17 homolog, mitochondrial isoform X3, giving the protein MKDSVLKHLKMYKIRRKVTISPCPELSVWAVHPKNSPDQEARKLEISSPNKVLVWENDPRIQEMGWRLVLDSQMNPLDVITSCQKGDIEEYHRHRYAIGLPEGVKDLPPGVALPLESNLVYLQGISFSKGCYIGQELTARTHHTGVVRKRLMPVRLSVPVEDVEEGAALQTHSGQPAGKYRAGVGELGLSLVRMTYAKELLTVKSSDNSIVTLEASVPDWWPEDMKVD; this is encoded by the exons ATGAAGGACTCAGTTTTGAAACATTTAAAGATGTACAAGATTCGGAGAAAGGTCACCATCAGCCCATGTCCAGAGCTCTCTGTATGGGCGGTGCATCCCAAAAACAGTCCAGATCAAGAGGCCAGAAAACTGGAGATCTCATCACCTAACAAAGTTCTGGTGTGGGAGAATGATCCTCGGATTCAGGAGATGGGCTGGAGATTGGTGTTGGATAGTCAGATGAACCCCTTGGATGTCATTACATCATGTCAGAAAGGTGACATAGAGGAGTATCACAGACATCGCTATGCAATAG GACTTCCAGAGGGTGTGAAGGACCTTCCTCCCGGAGTGGCACTACCTCTAGAGTCAAATCTTGTCTACTTGCAGGGTATCAGCTTCAGCAAGGGCTGCTACATTGGCCAGGAGCTCACAGCCAGGACTCATCACACTGGGGTGGTTCGCAAACGCCTAATGCCAGTACGCTTGTCAGTTCCAGTTGAAGATGTAGAGGAAGGAGCTGCACTTCAAACCCATTCAGGCCAGCCAGCTGGGAAGTACCGAGCAGGAGTTGGAGAACTGGGTTTGAGCCTAGTCCGCATGACTTATGCCAAAGAATTGTTGACAGTCAAATCTTCCGACAATTCCATAGTGACACTTGAGGCCTCTGTGCCAGACTGGTGGCCTGAAGACATGAAAGTCGACTGA
- the iba57 gene encoding putative transferase CAF17 homolog, mitochondrial isoform X4, with amino-acid sequence MELLQESGQTAMYSHMLNVQGRTLYDIILYSLKTIDSGHGVLLECDHTMKDSVLKHLKMYKIRRKVTISPCPELSVWAVHPKNSPDQEARKLEISSPNKVLVWENDPRIQEMGWRLVLDSQMNPLDVITSCQKGDIEEYHRHRYAIGLPEGVKDLPPGVALPLESNLVYLQGISFSKGCYIGQELTARTHHTGVVRKRLMPVRLSVPVEDVEEGAALQTHSGQPAGKYRAGVGELGLSLVRMTYAKELLTVKSSDNSIVTLEASVPDWWPEDMKVD; translated from the exons atggagctgctgcaggagtcAGGGCAGACAGCCATGTACTCACACATGCTAAATGTACAAGGAAGAACCCTGTATGACATCATATTATACAG tctgaAAACCATTGATTCGGGACATGGAGTTCTCCTGGAGTGTGACCACACGATGAAGGACTCAGTTTTGAAACATTTAAAGATGTACAAGATTCGGAGAAAGGTCACCATCAGCCCATGTCCAGAGCTCTCTGTATGGGCGGTGCATCCCAAAAACAGTCCAGATCAAGAGGCCAGAAAACTGGAGATCTCATCACCTAACAAAGTTCTGGTGTGGGAGAATGATCCTCGGATTCAGGAGATGGGCTGGAGATTGGTGTTGGATAGTCAGATGAACCCCTTGGATGTCATTACATCATGTCAGAAAGGTGACATAGAGGAGTATCACAGACATCGCTATGCAATAG GACTTCCAGAGGGTGTGAAGGACCTTCCTCCCGGAGTGGCACTACCTCTAGAGTCAAATCTTGTCTACTTGCAGGGTATCAGCTTCAGCAAGGGCTGCTACATTGGCCAGGAGCTCACAGCCAGGACTCATCACACTGGGGTGGTTCGCAAACGCCTAATGCCAGTACGCTTGTCAGTTCCAGTTGAAGATGTAGAGGAAGGAGCTGCACTTCAAACCCATTCAGGCCAGCCAGCTGGGAAGTACCGAGCAGGAGTTGGAGAACTGGGTTTGAGCCTAGTCCGCATGACTTATGCCAAAGAATTGTTGACAGTCAAATCTTCCGACAATTCCATAGTGACACTTGAGGCCTCTGTGCCAGACTGGTGGCCTGAAGACATGAAAGTCGACTGA
- the iba57 gene encoding putative transferase CAF17 homolog, mitochondrial isoform X2: MGLFVVARGAFTTSSCLRVHARSFVARYLGVTFLSGASAPAWIRVRSYSRDTTDDGDVNRQFVCYHLTHRTLLKIQGQDTGPFLQGIITNDMELLQESGQTAMYSHMLNVQGRTLYDIILYSLKTIDSGHGVLLECDHTMKDSVLKHLKMYKIRRKVTISPCPELSVWAVHPKNSPDQEARKLEISSPNKVLVWENDPRIQEMGWRLVLDSQMNPLDVITSCQKGDIEEYHRHRYAIGYQLQQGLLHWPGAHSQDSSHWGGSQTPNASTLVSSS, from the exons ATGGGACTATTTGTTGTCGCTAGAGGTGCGTTCACGACCTCAAGCTGTCTTCGTGTTCACGCCAGAAGTTTCGTCGCTCGATATTTAGGCGTAACGTTTCTTTCCGGTGCCTCAGCTCCAGCCTGGATCCGTGTCAGGAGCTACAGCCGTGACACGACTGACGACGGAGACGTCAACAGACAGTTCGTCTGTTATCACCTGACTCACAGAACCTTGCTGAAGATCCAAGGACAAGACACCGGCCCGTTTCTTCAGGGGATTATAACCAACGacatggagctgctgcaggagtcAGGGCAGACAGCCATGTACTCACACATGCTAAATGTACAAGGAAGAACCCTGTATGACATCATATTATACAG tctgaAAACCATTGATTCGGGACATGGAGTTCTCCTGGAGTGTGACCACACGATGAAGGACTCAGTTTTGAAACATTTAAAGATGTACAAGATTCGGAGAAAGGTCACCATCAGCCCATGTCCAGAGCTCTCTGTATGGGCGGTGCATCCCAAAAACAGTCCAGATCAAGAGGCCAGAAAACTGGAGATCTCATCACCTAACAAAGTTCTGGTGTGGGAGAATGATCCTCGGATTCAGGAGATGGGCTGGAGATTGGTGTTGGATAGTCAGATGAACCCCTTGGATGTCATTACATCATGTCAGAAAGGTGACATAGAGGAGTATCACAGACATCGCTATGCAATAG GGTATCAGCTTCAGCAAGGGCTGCTACATTGGCCAGGAGCTCACAGCCAGGACTCATCACACTGGGGTGGTTCGCAAACGCCTAATGCCAGTACGCTTGTCAGTTCCAGTTGA
- the iba57 gene encoding putative transferase CAF17 homolog, mitochondrial isoform X1, which yields MGLFVVARGAFTTSSCLRVHARSFVARYLGVTFLSGASAPAWIRVRSYSRDTTDDGDVNRQFVCYHLTHRTLLKIQGQDTGPFLQGIITNDMELLQESGQTAMYSHMLNVQGRTLYDIILYSLKTIDSGHGVLLECDHTMKDSVLKHLKMYKIRRKVTISPCPELSVWAVHPKNSPDQEARKLEISSPNKVLVWENDPRIQEMGWRLVLDSQMNPLDVITSCQKGDIEEYHRHRYAIGLPEGVKDLPPGVALPLESNLVYLQGISFSKGCYIGQELTARTHHTGVVRKRLMPVRLSVPVEDVEEGAALQTHSGQPAGKYRAGVGELGLSLVRMTYAKELLTVKSSDNSIVTLEASVPDWWPEDMKVD from the exons ATGGGACTATTTGTTGTCGCTAGAGGTGCGTTCACGACCTCAAGCTGTCTTCGTGTTCACGCCAGAAGTTTCGTCGCTCGATATTTAGGCGTAACGTTTCTTTCCGGTGCCTCAGCTCCAGCCTGGATCCGTGTCAGGAGCTACAGCCGTGACACGACTGACGACGGAGACGTCAACAGACAGTTCGTCTGTTATCACCTGACTCACAGAACCTTGCTGAAGATCCAAGGACAAGACACCGGCCCGTTTCTTCAGGGGATTATAACCAACGacatggagctgctgcaggagtcAGGGCAGACAGCCATGTACTCACACATGCTAAATGTACAAGGAAGAACCCTGTATGACATCATATTATACAG tctgaAAACCATTGATTCGGGACATGGAGTTCTCCTGGAGTGTGACCACACGATGAAGGACTCAGTTTTGAAACATTTAAAGATGTACAAGATTCGGAGAAAGGTCACCATCAGCCCATGTCCAGAGCTCTCTGTATGGGCGGTGCATCCCAAAAACAGTCCAGATCAAGAGGCCAGAAAACTGGAGATCTCATCACCTAACAAAGTTCTGGTGTGGGAGAATGATCCTCGGATTCAGGAGATGGGCTGGAGATTGGTGTTGGATAGTCAGATGAACCCCTTGGATGTCATTACATCATGTCAGAAAGGTGACATAGAGGAGTATCACAGACATCGCTATGCAATAG GACTTCCAGAGGGTGTGAAGGACCTTCCTCCCGGAGTGGCACTACCTCTAGAGTCAAATCTTGTCTACTTGCAGGGTATCAGCTTCAGCAAGGGCTGCTACATTGGCCAGGAGCTCACAGCCAGGACTCATCACACTGGGGTGGTTCGCAAACGCCTAATGCCAGTACGCTTGTCAGTTCCAGTTGAAGATGTAGAGGAAGGAGCTGCACTTCAAACCCATTCAGGCCAGCCAGCTGGGAAGTACCGAGCAGGAGTTGGAGAACTGGGTTTGAGCCTAGTCCGCATGACTTATGCCAAAGAATTGTTGACAGTCAAATCTTCCGACAATTCCATAGTGACACTTGAGGCCTCTGTGCCAGACTGGTGGCCTGAAGACATGAAAGTCGACTGA